The Helianthus annuus cultivar XRQ/B chromosome 11, HanXRQr2.0-SUNRISE, whole genome shotgun sequence region CCACAGATAATTTTTCAGACACATACAAAAATGGATCTAGTGGATACTGTACTTGGTACAAGGTAGATCTCGACCATTTTGATAAAGAAAAACTTTCTTCCGTGGAAGGGGAAAGTAGTAGTGAACTACCTAAGAGACACAACAAAGTAAATATAAAACGCTTCTTTCCTAAAGATGATGAGCACGAAGAAGAGTTATTTTTTACAGAACTTGAAGTGCTTACTAGTGTTAAGCATGACAACATAGGCACTCTAATAGGCTTTTGTGTTGAAGGTTTCGAGTTGATACTTGTCACTGAGAAATTTTCTAATGGACTCAAAAATTATTTGGGTAATGTTAGAACCATGCATACTTTGACTTGGGAACAACGTTTGAAAATTTGCATTGATCTTGCACACGCATTGAGCTACCTTCATTCTGAGATGGAAGAGAGAAACATGATAATACACAGTAATATAAATCACGCTAAATTTGGGTGGGATGAGAATTTGGTAGCAAAGATTGAAGACTTTGAGTTCGCAGTATTCCTTCCTCCAAATCAAAACGACGAAGTTCTGTGCAAAAGAACAAATTTTGAGTCAAAGTACTATGTGGATCCAGAGTATGAAAAGACTGGAAAGCTAAAAAGAGAGTCAAATGTGTATAGTTTTGGtgtggttttgtttgaaattCTATGTGGAAGGCATGCTTTCAACCAAAGTTACCTTAACGAGAGTGAGAAAGGGCTTGTTCATGTGGCAAGACAAAACTTCTGTAATGGAACAATAGAAGAGATGATAGATCCTATACTAAAGGAAAAAACCAGTATAAAGAGTTATAATCCAAATAGAGGAGCCAACAAGGATTCTTTACATACATTTATGAAAGTTGCAAACCAGTGTGTGGCAGAGACTCAAGACCATCGCCCAACGATGAAAGTTGTTCTCAACGAACTTAAGAAAGCATTGATCTTTCAAGTATGTCaggtgtgtttgtgtgtgtattaTTAACAATAGGGTGCATATATTCTTGTCAAATATgcatttttcattaaaaaaacaaatCTGCATTTTTTACCATATCCTGGACAAATTCTCGCCATCCAATTTCTTTGATAGAACTATAAGCATATTTCATTCAATTGGACACGACATACGATATTGTATCTATCTTATGTTACTTTCCTTTTCTCTTATACTTTGTGATAGTACCAAATTAGACATGTAATTTATTATTAAATTCATTTGACATTTTTTATGGTATTATCTTTATACGTCAGTTGTCAACAGCTTATCATTTATTATATGAAtaattttaataatctcaattaTTAACAGTTAGCCGATAACAGTCACAACTTATAAAATAACTAGTGGTGGTCCCACCTTTTCACGTATTGACCTACTAACAGAACCTTAATTTTTTGTCCCCTTATCCTTTTCGGTTAAGTAaaggtccattggtttacaatatgtgaaaaaggtgggaccaccacaggttattttttaagttgagaGCGTTACCGGCCAACGGCTattagttgagattattaaaatccattattcctttaTTATATTATCAATTTctttattcaatttttttttgaacggcaaataaTCTCACGTATAAACCCACCCTGCATGAGGCTATGTTCAAGGTCAACTCCTCGACCGGCATGAGACCATGCCCCCTATGCgcggaaaccccccccccccccccccccccggattAAAACTCCAATCCATCCCTTCACCAAGATGTCACTTGAAAATGGCCCCAAGCGGGAATCGAACCTGCATCTCCACTAGGGAGGGCACGCCTTTTGACCATTGGACCAACATCTCAGGACTATCACTATCAGTTTCTTTATTGTTTTGTAGTTTTTTTAGCAAGTAGTTTTTCAATACCAATTTATAGCTTTTATCAGAAATTTACAGTTTTGAGTAGTAAATCTTTTCTCTCTCACGTTATTTCTTAAAGGAAAAGCGACTACAACACACGGATAATGACCAAGTTGTCGA contains the following coding sequences:
- the LOC118484225 gene encoding probable receptor-like protein kinase At5g59700, which produces MDQVILSEPIGTIGYLDPEIEKSKGVTCKSDIYAFGVVLFEILCGRRAYIRNDANRLLAPLVMQHYENESLPDIIHPDLKNQMSGYQISVRSLRIYLETSYSCLKEERSHRPDMLSIVNELEKALEKALRFQPRPENFGKNFEHLKIRLDDIKLATDNFSDTYKNGSSGYCTWYKVDLDHFDKEKLSSVEGESSSELPKRHNKVNIKRFFPKDDEHEEELFFTELEVLTSVKHDNIGTLIGFCVEGFELILVTEKFSNGLKNYLGNVRTMHTLTWEQRLKICIDLAHALSYLHSEMEERNMIIHSNINHAKFGWDENLVAKIEDFEFAVFLPPNQNDEVLCKRTNFESKYYVDPEYEKTGKLKRESNVYSFGVVLFEILCGRHAFNQSYLNESEKGLVHVARQNFCNGTIEEMIDPILKEKTSIKSYNPNRGANKDSLHTFMKVANQCVAETQDHRPTMKVVLNELKKALIFQVCQLADNSHNL